The following proteins come from a genomic window of Halorussus halophilus:
- a CDS encoding winged helix-turn-helix domain-containing protein — translation MTEGDGVETASLFPAEAFAVLSNETRVAIVETLAEESGLSFAELRKRVGVSDAGQFNYHLSKLQDRFVSKRDGEYHPQYAALRAVGAIRSGIYTSGSTTETKETDYDCPTCESLLTATYDRGKLFLECDEHEKVFQTMVPPTAASNRTIEALLSYANAEVQRDIEHTVDGNCHICTGPLSCSSPERPENLLQVVLSCENCWNYMHLPVAVTVVRHPAVVSLYHDHGIDVRSEPLLSLDFVRDPESASVLSEDPVRMRVTVELGEDTLQLTLDGELNVLETERE, via the coding sequence ATGACCGAAGGGGATGGAGTGGAGACGGCGTCGCTCTTTCCTGCCGAGGCGTTCGCGGTCCTCAGCAACGAAACGCGGGTCGCCATCGTGGAGACGCTGGCCGAAGAGTCGGGACTATCGTTCGCAGAACTCCGCAAACGGGTCGGCGTCAGCGACGCCGGACAGTTCAACTACCACCTGTCGAAGTTACAGGACCGCTTCGTCAGCAAGCGCGATGGCGAGTATCACCCCCAGTACGCCGCACTTCGGGCAGTCGGTGCGATCAGGTCGGGTATCTACACTAGTGGCTCTACTACCGAGACGAAAGAAACCGACTACGACTGCCCGACCTGTGAGAGTCTACTGACCGCGACGTACGACAGAGGGAAACTCTTCTTAGAGTGTGACGAACACGAGAAAGTTTTCCAGACCATGGTGCCACCAACTGCTGCGTCGAATCGGACGATTGAAGCGCTACTTTCGTACGCCAACGCCGAAGTACAGCGTGACATCGAACACACTGTCGATGGAAACTGCCACATCTGTACTGGCCCTCTCTCCTGTTCGTCTCCGGAACGTCCGGAAAACCTCCTTCAAGTGGTGCTCTCCTGTGAGAACTGCTGGAACTATATGCACCTCCCAGTTGCGGTGACCGTCGTTCGCCATCCTGCGGTCGTCTCACTCTACCACGACCACGGCATCGACGTTCGGAGTGAACCGCTACTCTCGCTCGATTTCGTTCGAGATCCTGAAAGTGCGAGTGTACTCTCTGAGGATCCCGTCCGGATGCGCGTCACCGTCGAACTCGGCGAGGACACACTACAGTTGACACTCGACGGTGAGTTGAACGTCCTCGAAACAGAACGGGAGTAG
- a CDS encoding CBS pair associated ParBc domain-containing protein, which yields MDVAAVPDGGTADGKPTVKEYMTRDVATVSPDATVETVARRIAESDQHNGFPVCDGRRVEGFVTARDLLLADEEEPIFKVMSQELIVAHPDMNVNDAARVILRSGIQKLPVVDDAGNLVGIISNTDVIRSQIERATPEKVGKLMRTLESIHDTEVHQTRREVPLAELTPTQGKVYADELEGRTYELRRGLAEPLVVIDTDGDLLLADGHHRVMAANRLDVEEMDAYVIVVDKEVELGMEKTAEKEGLETLEDINVVDYARHPLVETTKRLQ from the coding sequence ATGGACGTGGCGGCAGTGCCCGACGGCGGAACCGCAGACGGCAAGCCGACTGTCAAGGAGTACATGACCCGCGACGTGGCGACGGTCTCCCCCGACGCGACCGTCGAGACAGTCGCGCGCCGAATAGCCGAGAGCGACCAGCACAACGGCTTTCCGGTCTGTGACGGCCGCCGGGTCGAGGGGTTCGTCACCGCGCGAGACCTACTGCTCGCCGACGAGGAAGAGCCGATTTTCAAGGTGATGAGCCAAGAGCTAATCGTCGCCCACCCGGACATGAACGTCAACGACGCGGCGCGGGTCATCCTCCGGTCGGGCATCCAGAAACTCCCAGTCGTAGACGACGCGGGCAACCTCGTCGGCATCATCTCGAACACCGACGTGATTCGGAGCCAAATCGAGCGTGCGACGCCCGAGAAGGTCGGCAAACTGATGCGGACGCTGGAATCCATCCACGATACCGAGGTCCACCAGACGCGTCGGGAGGTACCACTCGCCGAGTTGACCCCGACGCAAGGCAAAGTTTACGCCGACGAGTTGGAGGGCCGCACCTACGAGTTACGGCGCGGTCTCGCCGAACCGCTCGTCGTCATCGACACGGACGGCGACCTCCTGCTCGCGGACGGCCACCACCGCGTGATGGCGGCCAACAGACTCGACGTGGAAGAGATGGACGCGTACGTCATAGTCGTAGACAAGGAGGTCGAGTTGGGAATGGAGAAGACCGCCGAGAAGGAGGGTCTGGAGACGCTCGAAGACATCAACGTCGTCGATTACGCCCGGCACCCGTTGGTGGAGACGACGAAGCGGTTGCAGTAG
- a CDS encoding DHH family phosphoesterase — MVSRLVLGCGAVGQSLVESVAEAPGRLHVVDAEGQRVETLRDEKVSATHHDPTDPAVVREEANSPDVIIVASDDPEQNHRAAELAADVFPESYLFVYLGEDPSDAEREAMTALADKVVDPTAALASTVVTAATGENVALTAELRRVLRAVDGKLGVFMHDNPDPDAIASAVALCRVAESVGVEADPCYFGDISHQENRAFVNLLDLDLRNVAEDVDLSEFAAIALVDHSRPGVNDQLPPETDVDVVIDHHPPKEPVEARYVDLRSDVGATSTLLTEHVQRLGIELSEEVATGLLYGIRVDTKDFAREVSTADFEAASYLVPLSDTATLERVESPSVSADTFETIARAIRNRQLDGPVLATCVGALTDRDALAQAADHLLNMEAVTTTLVYGFMDGTVFISARARGTTIDLGETLRAAFGQIGSAGGHADMAGAQIPLGLLGEVEDEEEESLANVVSEVITDRFFETVRSVPKDDGEYSHSSEASFDKPVAEPED; from the coding sequence ATGGTGTCCCGACTGGTGCTTGGGTGTGGCGCTGTCGGCCAGTCGCTCGTCGAATCGGTAGCCGAAGCACCGGGCAGACTGCACGTCGTGGACGCCGAAGGGCAACGCGTCGAGACGCTCCGCGACGAGAAGGTGTCCGCAACGCACCACGATCCGACGGACCCAGCGGTCGTCCGCGAGGAGGCAAACAGTCCCGACGTAATTATCGTCGCCAGTGACGACCCCGAGCAGAACCATCGTGCGGCAGAACTCGCGGCCGACGTGTTCCCCGAGTCGTACCTGTTCGTCTACCTCGGCGAGGACCCAAGCGACGCCGAACGCGAGGCGATGACCGCGCTGGCGGACAAGGTCGTAGACCCGACCGCCGCGCTCGCCTCAACAGTCGTGACGGCCGCGACCGGCGAGAACGTCGCGCTGACCGCGGAGTTGCGCCGCGTCCTCCGCGCCGTAGATGGCAAACTCGGCGTGTTCATGCACGACAATCCGGACCCCGACGCAATCGCCAGCGCGGTCGCGCTCTGTCGCGTGGCCGAGTCAGTCGGCGTCGAGGCAGACCCCTGTTACTTCGGGGACATCTCCCACCAAGAGAACCGAGCGTTCGTCAACCTGCTCGACTTGGACTTGCGGAACGTCGCCGAAGACGTAGACCTCTCGGAGTTCGCGGCCATCGCGCTGGTGGACCACTCCCGGCCGGGTGTCAACGACCAGTTGCCGCCCGAGACCGACGTGGACGTGGTTATCGACCACCATCCGCCGAAAGAACCCGTCGAAGCGAGGTACGTGGACCTGCGGAGCGACGTGGGCGCGACCAGTACACTGTTGACCGAACACGTCCAGCGACTCGGTATCGAACTCTCCGAGGAGGTGGCGACCGGCCTGCTCTACGGTATCCGCGTCGATACGAAGGACTTCGCTCGCGAGGTTTCGACCGCGGACTTCGAGGCGGCATCGTATCTCGTGCCGCTCTCCGACACCGCGACGTTGGAGCGCGTCGAATCGCCGTCCGTCAGCGCCGACACGTTCGAGACGATTGCCCGCGCGATTCGCAACCGACAACTCGACGGTCCCGTCCTCGCTACCTGTGTCGGTGCGTTGACCGACCGCGACGCACTGGCGCAGGCCGCCGACCACCTGCTGAACATGGAGGCGGTCACGACCACGCTCGTCTACGGGTTCATGGACGGAACCGTCTTCATCTCCGCGCGAGCGCGGGGGACGACCATCGACCTCGGCGAGACCTTGCGAGCGGCGTTCGGGCAAATCGGGTCGGCGGGCGGCCACGCCGACATGGCCGGCGCACAGATTCCGCTCGGTCTCCTCGGCGAAGTCGAAGACGAAGAAGAGGAGTCGCTGGCGAACGTCGTCAGCGAGGTCATCACCGACCGATTTTTCGAGACGGTTCGGTCGGTCCCCAAGGACGACGGCGAGTACAGCCACAGTAGCGAAGCGTCCTTCGACAAGCCAGTCGCCGAACCCGAGGACTAG
- a CDS encoding NADH-quinone oxidoreductase subunit N gives MATQLPNWMALAPTLVLAATALVLLLIDSIDPDSSSRGLLAGTATIGSLAAVGFAVWFLIAGTGEEPISLYGDALVVDTMALFFAFVFASVTAMVSVASYDYLRDHSYQGEYYALVTLAATGMTLMAAANSLAVVFVSLELASLPSYALVAILKKNRGSVEAGLKYFLIGALSSSIMVYGISLVYGVTGSMILSDVASAAGGTELTGVLGIGVLMILGGFAFKTASVPFHFWAPEAYEGAPAPISAFLSSASKAAGFAVAFRVFTVAFPASQLANVDWVLAAQILAVVTMTLGNFAAATQDKVKRMLAYSSIGHAGYALIALASLSGGNDSFVLGAGMAHLLVYGFMNTGAFLFIALTEYWSVGRNFEDFNGLSEQAPFACGVMTLFMFNLAGLPVGGGFMSKYFLFGAAVDAGFWWLAALGAINSALSLYYYSRVVKAMWIEEPSGDLDIESKPVGLYAALATAALVTVLLLPGFGPVWEYATQAASALVA, from the coding sequence ATGGCGACGCAACTCCCCAACTGGATGGCACTCGCGCCCACGCTCGTACTCGCTGCGACGGCGCTCGTGTTACTCCTCATCGACAGCATTGACCCCGACTCCAGTAGCCGCGGTCTGCTTGCAGGCACGGCGACCATCGGGTCGCTCGCGGCGGTCGGCTTCGCGGTCTGGTTCCTAATCGCGGGAACCGGCGAGGAGCCGATATCGCTGTACGGAGACGCGCTCGTCGTTGACACGATGGCGCTGTTCTTCGCGTTCGTGTTCGCGAGCGTCACCGCGATGGTGTCGGTCGCGAGCTACGACTACCTGCGCGACCACAGCTACCAGGGCGAGTATTACGCGCTGGTGACGCTGGCCGCGACGGGCATGACGCTGATGGCGGCCGCGAACAGTCTGGCCGTCGTCTTCGTCAGCCTCGAACTCGCCAGCCTCCCGTCGTACGCGCTCGTCGCGATTCTGAAGAAGAACCGCGGCAGCGTCGAAGCGGGCCTGAAGTACTTCCTCATCGGCGCGCTCTCGTCGTCCATCATGGTCTACGGTATCAGCCTCGTCTACGGCGTCACCGGTTCCATGATTCTGTCGGACGTCGCCTCGGCCGCTGGCGGTACGGAACTGACCGGCGTGCTGGGCATCGGCGTGCTGATGATTCTGGGTGGGTTCGCGTTCAAGACCGCCTCCGTGCCGTTCCACTTCTGGGCACCGGAGGCGTACGAGGGCGCGCCCGCACCGATTTCGGCGTTCCTCTCGTCGGCTTCGAAGGCCGCCGGGTTCGCCGTCGCGTTCCGCGTGTTCACCGTCGCGTTCCCCGCCAGTCAACTGGCGAACGTCGATTGGGTGCTCGCGGCCCAGATTCTCGCCGTCGTCACGATGACGCTCGGTAACTTCGCGGCCGCCACGCAGGACAAGGTCAAGCGCATGCTCGCGTACTCCTCGATTGGACACGCGGGCTACGCGCTCATCGCGCTGGCCTCCCTCTCGGGTGGCAACGACTCGTTCGTCCTCGGTGCCGGGATGGCCCACCTGCTCGTCTACGGGTTCATGAACACGGGCGCGTTCCTGTTCATCGCCCTCACAGAGTACTGGTCGGTCGGCCGGAACTTCGAGGACTTCAACGGTCTCTCGGAGCAGGCACCGTTCGCCTGCGGCGTGATGACGCTGTTCATGTTCAACCTCGCTGGCCTCCCGGTCGGCGGTGGCTTCATGAGCAAGTACTTCCTGTTCGGTGCCGCGGTTGACGCCGGATTCTGGTGGCTCGCCGCACTCGGTGCCATCAACAGCGCGCTGTCGCTGTACTACTACTCGCGAGTCGTCAAGGCGATGTGGATCGAAGAGCCGTCGGGTGACCTCGACATCGAGTCGAAACCGGTCGGCCTCTACGCCGCGCTCGCCACCGCCGCGCTCGTGACCGTGCTGCTCCTGCCCGGATTCGGTCCGGTCTGGGAGTACGCCACGCAAGCGGCGTCGGCACTAGTGGCGTAG
- a CDS encoding complex I subunit 4 family protein, which yields MLIEALIAVTLASAFAVFLAPDKIAGKLAFALSLIPVVGSLWMYSTFEATGNALTQGGSLAFEENFQWVVAGPYSLNWHVGLDGISMPLVVLTTILTTLALLASWTPIQERQSQFYGLMLFLEASLLGVFSALDFFLWFVFWEMVLVPMYVLIGVWGGPRRKYAAIKMFVYTNIASLVMFIGFVALVFGLGDSVTTFDLPAVAQALRGGQLQGLGPIGAETLKVVAFFAMFAGFAVKVPVVPFHTWLPDAHVEAPTPVSIMLAGVLLKMGTYALLRFNFTMLPQTAADYAPLIATFAVVSVIYGAMLALAQSDLKRIVAYSSVSSMGYVILGLVAYTMYGMGGATFQMVAHGLISGLMFMAVGVIYNTTHTRMVSDMSGMASKMPFTVAVFVAGAFGYMGLPLMAGFAGELFIFLGAFSAETLGTAAPLFTSAAMFGIVIVAGYLLYAMQRTLFGPFELETDYEVGPAAFHDVAPLVVLVLLVILLGVDPNIFYTMIQDAVSPLVPAAGGGL from the coding sequence ATGTTGATTGAAGCGCTTATCGCGGTCACGCTGGCGAGCGCCTTCGCGGTGTTCCTCGCACCGGACAAGATTGCGGGGAAACTGGCGTTCGCACTCAGTCTCATCCCGGTCGTCGGGAGTCTGTGGATGTACAGCACCTTCGAGGCTACTGGCAACGCGCTCACGCAGGGCGGGTCGCTAGCCTTCGAAGAGAACTTCCAGTGGGTCGTCGCTGGCCCCTACAGCCTGAACTGGCACGTCGGACTGGACGGTATCAGCATGCCGCTGGTCGTCCTGACGACGATTCTCACGACGCTCGCGCTGCTCGCGTCGTGGACGCCGATTCAGGAACGACAGAGCCAGTTCTACGGCCTGATGCTCTTCCTCGAAGCGAGCCTGCTCGGAGTCTTCTCGGCGCTGGACTTCTTCCTTTGGTTCGTCTTCTGGGAGATGGTGCTGGTGCCGATGTACGTCCTCATCGGCGTCTGGGGTGGCCCGCGACGCAAGTACGCGGCCATCAAGATGTTCGTCTACACGAACATCGCCAGCCTCGTGATGTTCATCGGGTTCGTCGCACTCGTGTTCGGACTCGGTGACTCGGTGACGACGTTCGACCTGCCCGCCGTCGCGCAGGCATTGCGCGGTGGGCAACTGCAGGGTCTCGGCCCAATCGGCGCGGAGACGCTGAAGGTCGTCGCGTTCTTCGCGATGTTCGCTGGCTTCGCGGTGAAGGTCCCGGTCGTCCCGTTCCACACGTGGCTACCGGACGCTCACGTCGAAGCCCCGACGCCCGTCTCCATCATGCTGGCAGGCGTCCTGCTGAAGATGGGTACGTACGCCCTGCTTCGGTTCAACTTCACGATGCTGCCCCAGACGGCCGCAGACTACGCGCCGCTCATCGCGACGTTCGCAGTGGTCAGCGTCATCTACGGTGCGATGCTCGCGTTGGCACAGAGCGACCTGAAACGCATCGTCGCGTACTCCTCTGTGTCCTCGATGGGCTACGTCATCCTCGGCCTCGTGGCGTACACGATGTACGGCATGGGCGGTGCGACCTTCCAGATGGTCGCCCACGGCCTCATCTCGGGACTGATGTTCATGGCGGTTGGCGTCATCTACAACACGACCCACACCCGGATGGTCTCGGACATGTCCGGGATGGCGTCCAAGATGCCGTTCACCGTCGCCGTCTTCGTGGCGGGCGCGTTCGGCTACATGGGCCTGCCGCTGATGGCTGGCTTCGCGGGTGAACTGTTCATCTTCCTCGGCGCGTTCAGTGCCGAGACGCTCGGCACGGCCGCGCCGCTGTTCACCTCTGCCGCGATGTTCGGCATCGTCATCGTCGCAGGCTACCTGCTGTACGCGATGCAGCGGACCCTGTTCGGCCCGTTCGAGTTGGAGACGGACTACGAGGTCGGTCCCGCGGCGTTCCACGACGTGGCACCGCTCGTGGTGCTGGTCCTGCTGGTCATCCTGTTGGGCGTTGACCCCAACATCTTCTACACGATGATTCAGGACGCCGTCTCTCCGCTCGTCCCGGCCGCAGGAGGTGGACTCTAA
- the nuoL gene encoding NADH-quinone oxidoreductase subunit L — translation MAALPFELAPAIAALPFVSFLIALLVGAFAPRILPKGGAIPGILATAGSLLLSLWAFVAVSGSGSYHNSIVWVAGMGEQTFDLHFGILLDPLSTMMLVIVSTVAVLVHVFSLGYMNDEGETGLPRYYAGLGLFTFSMLAFVMADNLLMAFMFFELVGLCSYLLIGFWFRQEGPPSAAKKAFLVTRFGDYFFLIGVVGMFATFGTTMFVGDHSFPHMAEQALLGEGAGEVTTFLGLDPQAWFAVLGLLVLGGVVGKSAQFPLHTWLPDAMEGPTPVSALIHAATMVAAGVYLVARMYGFYALLPTVLAIIAFIGGFTALFAATMGVVKKEIKQVLAYSTISQYGYMMLGLGAGGYVAATFHLMTHAFFKALLFLGAGSVIIAMHHNENMWDMGGLKDKMPVTYYAFLSGSLALAGIVPFSGFWSKDEILYEALVHGLNSPILLAAYAMGLLAVFFTGFYTFRMVALTFHGEPRSDTARNPHGVRWNVKGPLAFLGILAAVTGLVNMLPVQKLTGVELDFLHQWLDSGPTALSAHHYGELTHEFAHYSAGTIGSELMTVLLGAGVSLGLALAGAGLAWKLYAVPSPEEHTDKLGGVKTVLFNNYYQDEYQVWLATGLTLPVARAADKFDQGIVDGVVNGVSSVSLFSGSRLKRIQTGVVTNYALLLTTSFVVLLLVIGFVGGWF, via the coding sequence ATGGCAGCACTCCCCTTCGAGTTGGCACCCGCCATCGCGGCGCTGCCGTTCGTATCGTTCCTGATCGCACTGCTCGTCGGCGCGTTCGCTCCACGGATTCTCCCCAAGGGCGGCGCGATTCCCGGCATCCTCGCGACGGCTGGTTCGCTCCTGCTGTCGCTGTGGGCGTTCGTCGCCGTCTCGGGCAGTGGAAGTTACCACAACTCCATCGTCTGGGTCGCAGGCATGGGCGAACAGACGTTCGACTTGCACTTCGGTATCCTGCTGGACCCGCTCTCGACGATGATGCTCGTCATCGTCTCGACGGTGGCAGTACTCGTTCACGTGTTCAGCCTCGGCTACATGAACGACGAGGGCGAGACCGGCCTCCCGCGGTACTACGCCGGACTCGGCCTGTTCACCTTCAGCATGCTCGCGTTCGTCATGGCGGACAACCTGCTGATGGCGTTCATGTTCTTCGAACTGGTCGGGCTCTGCTCGTACCTGCTCATCGGCTTCTGGTTCCGCCAGGAAGGCCCGCCGAGCGCCGCGAAGAAGGCGTTCCTCGTCACCCGTTTCGGGGACTACTTCTTCCTCATCGGCGTCGTGGGCATGTTCGCCACCTTCGGCACGACGATGTTCGTGGGCGACCACTCGTTCCCGCACATGGCCGAGCAGGCGTTGCTCGGTGAAGGCGCGGGAGAAGTGACGACGTTCCTCGGACTCGACCCGCAAGCGTGGTTCGCCGTCCTCGGACTACTCGTCCTCGGCGGCGTCGTCGGCAAGTCCGCACAGTTCCCACTGCACACGTGGCTTCCCGACGCGATGGAAGGCCCGACGCCCGTCTCCGCACTCATTCACGCGGCGACGATGGTCGCGGCAGGTGTCTACCTCGTCGCGCGCATGTACGGGTTCTACGCACTCTTGCCGACCGTCCTCGCCATCATCGCGTTCATCGGCGGGTTCACCGCCCTGTTCGCGGCGACGATGGGCGTCGTCAAGAAGGAAATCAAGCAGGTGCTGGCGTACTCCACCATCTCCCAGTACGGGTACATGATGCTCGGCCTGGGCGCAGGCGGCTACGTCGCGGCGACCTTCCACCTGATGACCCACGCCTTCTTCAAGGCGCTCCTGTTCCTCGGTGCTGGTTCGGTCATCATCGCCATGCACCACAACGAGAACATGTGGGACATGGGCGGTCTGAAAGACAAGATGCCCGTGACCTACTACGCGTTCCTCTCGGGGTCGCTCGCACTCGCGGGCATCGTCCCGTTCTCGGGCTTCTGGTCGAAAGACGAGATTCTCTACGAGGCACTCGTTCACGGCCTGAACAGTCCGATTCTGCTGGCCGCGTACGCCATGGGCCTGCTCGCGGTGTTCTTCACCGGGTTCTACACCTTCCGAATGGTCGCGCTGACCTTCCACGGTGAACCCCGAAGTGATACTGCGCGCAACCCCCACGGCGTTCGCTGGAACGTCAAGGGACCGCTCGCGTTCCTCGGCATTCTCGCGGCGGTCACTGGTCTGGTGAACATGCTTCCGGTGCAGAAGCTGACCGGCGTCGAACTCGACTTCCTGCACCAGTGGCTCGACAGCGGTCCAACCGCACTCAGCGCCCACCACTACGGCGAACTCACCCACGAGTTCGCACACTACTCGGCGGGCACCATCGGCTCGGAGCTGATGACTGTCCTGCTCGGTGCTGGCGTCTCGCTCGGACTCGCACTCGCAGGCGCAGGCCTCGCGTGGAAGCTCTACGCAGTGCCCTCGCCGGAAGAACACACCGACAAGCTCGGCGGCGTCAAGACGGTGCTGTTCAACAACTACTATCAGGACGAGTATCAGGTGTGGCTCGCCACCGGTCTCACGCTCCCGGTCGCACGCGCGGCGGACAAGTTCGACCAAGGCATCGTGGACGGCGTCGTCAACGGCGTCTCCAGCGTGAGCCTGTTCAGTGGCAGTCGCCTGAAGCGGATTCAGACGGGCGTCGTCACGAACTACGCCCTCCTGTTGACGACGAGCTTCGTCGTCCTACTGCTCGTCATCGGATTCGTAGGAGGTTGGTTCTAG
- the nuoK gene encoding NADH-quinone oxidoreductase subunit NuoK: protein MIPVQYYLLLSAAVFCIGVFGILTRKNALMFLMSVELLLNAANINLVAFSQFHGNLSGQTFSLFTLALAAAEVAVGIGIILVLYRNFKDVDVAKATTMRW from the coding sequence ATGATACCGGTTCAGTACTACCTCCTGCTGTCGGCCGCCGTCTTCTGCATCGGCGTCTTCGGCATCCTGACGCGCAAGAACGCGCTGATGTTCCTGATGAGCGTCGAACTGCTGTTGAACGCGGCGAACATCAACCTCGTCGCGTTCTCACAGTTTCACGGCAACTTGTCGGGACAGACGTTCAGTCTGTTCACGCTCGCGCTCGCGGCCGCGGAAGTCGCGGTCGGTATCGGCATCATCCTGGTGCTGTATCGCAACTTCAAGGACGTGGACGTGGCCAAAGCAACGACGATGAGGTGGTAA
- a CDS encoding NADH-quinone oxidoreductase subunit J family protein, producing MTTKPRLNDADRWWPGVAALALFGVMAYVFATASFGQAQGFPNGADITASIGYAMFNIGAQNAVSSEGFLVAFEIIDLVLVAALVGAVMLARRDEAGEVVSALRSDAVEQESQAVAADGGELTEEDEN from the coding sequence ATGACTACGAAACCAAGACTCAACGACGCAGACCGATGGTGGCCCGGAGTCGCGGCCCTCGCGCTATTCGGCGTGATGGCCTACGTCTTCGCGACTGCTTCGTTCGGGCAGGCACAGGGCTTCCCGAACGGGGCCGACATCACGGCTAGCATCGGCTACGCGATGTTCAACATCGGCGCGCAGAACGCCGTGTCGAGCGAAGGCTTCCTCGTGGCGTTCGAGATTATCGACCTCGTGCTGGTCGCCGCGCTCGTCGGCGCGGTCATGCTGGCACGCCGCGACGAAGCGGGCGAGGTCGTCTCGGCCCTTCGTTCTGACGCGGTCGAACAGGAGAGCCAAGCCGTCGCCGCAGACGGTGGCGAACTGACAGAGGAGGACGAAAACTGA
- a CDS encoding NADH-quinone oxidoreductase subunit J, producing the protein MAYEMLTFGLFALVTIASSLGVVLVRDVWHSALLLGVALLSVAVHYVLLQAEFLAAMQILVYVGGVLILITFAVMLTRRANTEEVTEV; encoded by the coding sequence ATGGCATACGAGATGCTCACGTTCGGGCTGTTCGCGCTCGTCACGATAGCGAGCAGTCTGGGCGTCGTCTTGGTGCGTGACGTGTGGCACTCGGCGTTGTTGCTGGGTGTCGCGCTCCTCTCTGTCGCAGTACACTACGTACTGTTACAGGCGGAGTTCCTCGCGGCGATGCAGATCCTCGTCTACGTCGGCGGGGTTCTCATCCTCATCACGTTCGCCGTGATGCTCACGCGCCGAGCTAACACAGAGGAGGTGACAGAGGTATGA
- a CDS encoding NuoI/complex I 23 kDa subunit family protein, producing MIGVLKSMATTLKHALDGSTFTVEYPDVAPEVSPRFRGVHKFSQERCIWCRQCENVCPNDTIQIVQDEQRNGEQYNLHIGQCIYCRLCEEVCPVDAILLTQNFEFTGDTKDDLVYNKEQLKNVPWYKDIDPLESREPDRGAWIGEGEGEVDYQ from the coding sequence ATGATTGGAGTTCTCAAGTCAATGGCAACCACGCTGAAGCACGCACTGGACGGGTCCACGTTCACGGTCGAGTACCCCGACGTGGCACCCGAAGTAAGCCCCCGGTTCCGTGGGGTCCACAAGTTCAGCCAAGAGCGGTGCATCTGGTGCCGTCAGTGTGAGAACGTCTGTCCGAACGACACGATTCAGATCGTTCAGGACGAACAGCGCAACGGCGAGCAGTACAACCTCCACATCGGACAGTGCATCTACTGTCGGCTCTGTGAGGAGGTCTGCCCCGTCGATGCCATCCTACTGACGCAGAACTTCGAATTCACGGGCGATACGAAAGACGACCTCGTCTACAACAAAGAACAGCTGAAGAACGTCCCGTGGTACAAGGACATCGACCCGCTCGAATCGCGGGAACCCGACCGCGGTGCGTGGATCGGCGAAGGCGAAGGCGAGGTAGACTATCAGTAG